A region of Flavobacterium album DNA encodes the following proteins:
- a CDS encoding helix-turn-helix domain-containing protein produces MENVDFITERKKFGRHILKLRKKISSKDYPGKFISQQELADRSGNITKKTIGQIERGDINPSFETLLVLAQALHISIQELFNYH; encoded by the coding sequence ATGGAGAACGTAGATTTTATAACCGAGAGAAAAAAGTTCGGCCGACACATTTTAAAACTTAGAAAGAAGATATCTAGTAAAGATTATCCAGGCAAATTTATTTCGCAGCAAGAGTTAGCAGATCGCAGCGGAAATATAACCAAAAAGACTATAGGTCAAATAGAACGTGGAGATATTAATCCATCATTTGAAACTCTTTTGGTCTTGGCTCAAGCTCTCCATATTTCAATTCAAGAACTTTTTAATTATCATTAG
- the drt3a gene encoding antiviral reverse transcriptase Drt3a, with product MLDQSFSHENFRVIMDVENRKGNYLEDKGFFKSSDLFRKSREITDQIIILNNQISIERVSLKKIVNPKPEDYKEFNNLVAAKEELKQNREAERKFILSELSQKTNSEDYQIKIEKGQIKFGSQLYVAENEPEHYFVLKQLQRNIYKTFKVKQSDRREILTQLKTFLEDDFPKYVVRTDIKSFYESIPHKYLLSKIEENSLLSYPSKRIIKDILNQYWKILLSEGIKKESDERIGIPRGIGISAYLSELYLRDFDRKISSQKNVSFYARYVDDIIFVVTPKLKSETVSTTDIKIELSKLLASTSYLQINNRKTTVIDLCLNSSKLEQFIYLGYKFSIGYRNEMIAGTNELSKVPLEITMSNDKFNRYKTKVKLAFESYSTEFVKYPGRHSSINRKLLIRIKFLTNNFQLFRRKQNVLVGIFFRMNLLIKM from the coding sequence ATGCTTGATCAATCTTTTTCCCATGAAAACTTTAGAGTTATTATGGATGTCGAAAATAGAAAAGGTAATTATCTCGAAGATAAAGGCTTCTTCAAATCATCCGACCTATTCAGAAAATCACGAGAAATAACGGATCAGATTATTATCTTAAATAACCAAATTTCTATTGAAAGAGTATCATTAAAAAAGATTGTAAATCCTAAGCCAGAAGATTACAAGGAATTTAATAATTTGGTTGCTGCCAAAGAAGAGTTAAAGCAAAATCGGGAGGCAGAACGGAAATTTATACTATCTGAACTTAGTCAAAAAACAAACTCAGAGGATTATCAAATTAAAATTGAAAAAGGACAAATAAAATTTGGCAGTCAATTATATGTAGCAGAAAATGAACCGGAACACTATTTTGTCTTAAAACAATTACAGCGCAATATCTATAAAACTTTTAAAGTTAAACAGTCTGACAGACGTGAAATTCTCACACAATTAAAAACTTTTCTTGAAGACGATTTTCCAAAGTACGTTGTTAGAACCGACATAAAAAGCTTTTATGAATCAATTCCTCATAAATACCTACTTTCAAAAATTGAGGAAAACAGTTTACTCAGTTATCCATCTAAGAGAATAATAAAAGATATTTTAAATCAATATTGGAAAATTTTGCTTTCAGAGGGAATTAAAAAAGAATCTGATGAAAGAATTGGCATTCCACGTGGTATTGGAATCTCAGCATACTTATCAGAACTTTATCTTAGAGATTTTGACAGGAAAATTTCGTCTCAAAAAAACGTTAGTTTTTATGCTAGATACGTTGATGATATAATTTTTGTAGTCACGCCAAAATTAAAAAGTGAAACTGTTTCAACAACAGATATAAAAATTGAATTATCAAAATTATTAGCTTCTACTTCCTACCTTCAAATCAACAATAGAAAAACCACAGTAATTGACTTGTGTTTAAATAGTTCTAAACTTGAACAATTTATTTATCTAGGTTATAAATTTTCAATAGGATACAGAAATGAAATGATTGCTGGAACAAACGAGCTAAGTAAGGTTCCTTTAGAAATTACAATGTCAAACGACAAGTTTAATCGATATAAAACCAAGGTTAAGCTTGCATTTGAAAGCTACTCTACTGAATTCGTAAAATACCCTGGCAGACACTCATCCATAAATAGAAAACTTTTGATTAGAATAAAATTTCTCACTAATAATTTTCAACTTTTTCGTCGAAAGCAAAATGTATTAGTAGGTATTTTTTTTCGAATGAATTTATTAATAAAGATGTAG
- the drt3b gene encoding antiviral reverse transcriptase Drt3b — protein sequence MRKKVPIIRHSERVVLSDVLPYETPLIFSNRYFYKYLIKRKKCLKNVKFRSKHRAFTEIEKLLFTNQDVTSPFVFHIRHKTHDFRTLSLIHPSNQLKVLDFYEKYSESILYCCSLSPFSIRRPSKIARFSFYNDLLHKKNQDGDFEHAQVEEEDNEYENLKSFFTYQKYSNIHKFFESYQFHRSEKKYRKLLKVDISKCFDSIYTHTVSWAVFNKSIVKDNIPQSLKTFPGEFDYLMQKLNANETNGIVIGPEFSRIFAELILQQIDRNLYDRLKFNDGHTKSLIHKVDYEIFRYIDDYFIFYNDESDSQKILSDLKLCLGEYKMYINENKSATYEKPIITEISLAKQKISDLFKDHLKLKESISKDDENNSTIYFSSNSVITRFKTIVKETSVSYKDIMNYSLAVLDKKTAKLVNKFLKEKKINPDLDQKEYEKGFLEILDVSFFLYSVSPKVNSTIKLCLIIDKIIRFLKKNKSNSYIEPFSFNYKHNIFKKIADEIFLILQINKTKSETQVESLYLLIALSQLGREYRLNLKILSSYFHIDTKSDGTLVANNNLNYFSITVLLFYIKNIHQYRDIKYFIKDYIIEKFQMITINHKWKTESEAVILLMDILTCPYLNDSLEALERKEIKDNIVEIENSLLRNTTSDGLVNYISSVKKLFKKFKSHKTTKCLKDKIIRKFESNLEDYLNEINLRTGFEVYAKEEALMKFVDYFKNNFHEHIDIYKYKKQLLSLIGITENQTHLIQQEKFWFIKWTDFDFGMELQAKRSQEVY from the coding sequence ATGAGAAAAAAGGTTCCAATTATTCGTCATAGTGAACGTGTTGTTCTTTCTGATGTACTTCCATACGAAACTCCATTGATCTTCTCAAACAGATATTTCTATAAATATTTAATTAAAAGGAAAAAGTGCTTAAAAAACGTCAAATTCAGATCAAAACACCGAGCTTTCACAGAAATTGAAAAATTGTTATTTACAAATCAGGATGTAACATCTCCATTTGTATTCCATATACGCCATAAAACACATGATTTCAGGACTTTGAGTTTAATTCATCCTAGTAATCAATTAAAAGTTTTAGATTTTTATGAAAAATATAGCGAGAGTATACTTTACTGTTGTTCACTAAGCCCTTTTTCAATTAGAAGACCATCTAAAATAGCAAGATTTTCGTTCTACAATGACCTTTTGCACAAGAAAAACCAAGATGGCGATTTTGAACACGCTCAAGTTGAAGAAGAAGATAATGAATATGAAAACTTAAAATCTTTTTTTACATATCAGAAATACAGTAATATTCATAAGTTTTTTGAATCCTATCAGTTTCATAGAAGTGAAAAAAAATATAGAAAGTTACTAAAGGTAGATATATCAAAATGTTTCGATAGCATTTACACCCATACAGTTTCCTGGGCAGTTTTCAATAAATCAATTGTAAAAGACAATATTCCCCAATCATTGAAAACATTTCCTGGCGAATTCGACTATTTGATGCAAAAGTTAAATGCAAATGAAACAAATGGAATTGTAATTGGCCCTGAGTTTTCGAGGATATTTGCAGAATTAATACTTCAACAAATTGACAGGAACTTGTATGACCGCTTAAAGTTTAATGATGGTCACACCAAAAGTTTAATTCACAAAGTCGATTACGAAATTTTCAGATACATCGATGATTATTTTATTTTCTACAACGATGAGTCTGATTCGCAAAAAATACTTTCTGATTTGAAATTATGTCTTGGTGAATACAAGATGTATATTAACGAGAATAAATCTGCCACATACGAAAAGCCTATTATCACTGAGATCAGTTTGGCTAAACAAAAAATAAGTGATTTATTTAAAGATCATTTAAAGTTAAAAGAATCTATTAGTAAAGATGACGAGAATAATTCAACAATATACTTTTCATCAAACAGTGTTATTACAAGATTTAAAACTATCGTGAAGGAAACAAGCGTTAGTTATAAAGACATTATGAACTACAGTCTTGCTGTTCTTGACAAAAAAACTGCAAAACTCGTAAATAAATTTTTGAAAGAGAAAAAAATAAATCCAGATTTAGATCAAAAAGAATATGAAAAGGGATTTTTGGAAATATTGGATGTTTCATTTTTTTTATATTCAGTATCTCCGAAAGTGAATTCTACTATAAAACTCTGTTTAATAATAGATAAGATAATAAGATTTCTTAAAAAGAATAAAAGTAATTCCTACATTGAACCATTTTCATTTAATTATAAACATAATATATTTAAAAAAATAGCAGATGAGATTTTTTTAATTCTACAAATAAATAAAACAAAATCTGAAACCCAAGTAGAATCACTCTATTTGTTAATAGCATTATCTCAGTTAGGCAGAGAATATAGGCTGAACTTAAAAATTTTGTCTTCATATTTTCACATTGATACTAAGTCGGACGGGACACTTGTAGCAAATAATAATTTAAACTATTTTTCAATAACTGTTTTACTTTTTTATATAAAAAACATTCATCAATATCGAGACATTAAATATTTTATTAAAGATTACATCATTGAAAAATTTCAGATGATAACAATCAACCATAAATGGAAAACAGAATCAGAAGCTGTAATTCTATTGATGGATATTTTAACTTGTCCATATTTAAATGATTCTCTTGAAGCGCTTGAGAGGAAAGAAATTAAAGACAATATAGTAGAAATTGAAAATTCTTTATTAAGGAATACAACCTCTGATGGGTTAGTAAATTATATATCTTCAGTTAAAAAACTATTTAAAAAGTTTAAATCACATAAAACCACCAAATGTTTAAAAGATAAAATTATAAGGAAATTCGAAAGTAATCTTGAAGACTATTTAAACGAAATAAATTTAAGGACGGGGTTCGAAGTTTATGCAAAAGAAGAAGCTTTGATGAAATTCGTTGATTATTTTAAGAACAACTTCCACGAACACATTGATATATACAAATACAAAAAACAATTATTATCTTTGATTGGAATTACTGAAAATCAAACTCATCTAATACAGCAAGAAAAGTTTTGGTTCATAAAATGGACCGATTTTGATTTTGGTATGGAACTTCAAGCAAAACGAAGTCAAGAAGTTTACTAA